One window of Hylemonella gracilis genomic DNA carries:
- a CDS encoding hybrid sensor histidine kinase/response regulator — protein sequence MRLGCRLWLTQLVGRMRVLRLCLLLTGLSTPWAHATTIDACADSQQLLGGKVEVHVDGTGRQTPEEIARLPASAFAPLDPQTLPRYSEAGVWLDMTLHNTQSQPCRRWLNLAKPSVEDQQVHVLRVDGLWHSQRSGSAYALRTWAVAQRQPVFLLDLQPGETTRVLARVSSTSSILLVNPQLYSDAAWLQTQQNTHIIDGLSQGIVLLVVAVGLTVGWILRSGMLLALSVGALFNALFVCVVNGYLFYFPALLPYTEACAAVTGTFAISGFLIYVRQLYGLSRLPRLWTHMIVALVGFYILTRIVGWYAAPAMTSIGLWVIVSFVAVLLHGRRHQFMAWLGMHIMALQLLSQYVFHLDKAVPWAQHFPPALELLSSLVWQSSYVQNLSGTLNGAVWLAATMVLEVLGSQRREQRAQAALENQRRGELERLESAVAQRTGQLREALDARRNLLARISHDLRSPLAGIINITQSAAALEAQTTRHIERSARRQMELIDELLEFARQDLKGPEIHAEPGYLYALLHEMEQEGRLLAQRQQNRFETEIPIDLPLVVRADFRHLRQVLLNLMGNAAKFTTQGEIRLQVEPLDGDERETGNGRTRLRFSVCDTGQGIAESERDKVMQPFGRGANARGVDGVGLGLTIVRQLLDGMGTELELASTPGQGSRFSFALDLELADESEVRDIFVESHAAEVEGRGRRILVADDLPANRDQLTDLLGGYGFEVSAAADGLEALQMLREDDYDLLLTDQMMPRMDGWELLAQARASRPRLPVLLYSAAPPLPPLDWPADLGFDASLLKPATSGELLRQIDSLVRAAGPSAQ from the coding sequence ATGAGGCTTGGTTGCCGCCTTTGGCTGACACAGCTGGTGGGGCGCATGCGGGTGCTGCGGCTGTGCCTGCTGCTGACGGGACTGAGTACGCCCTGGGCTCATGCGACAACGATCGACGCCTGCGCCGACTCTCAGCAATTGCTGGGCGGCAAAGTCGAGGTGCACGTGGACGGGACGGGGCGCCAAACACCCGAGGAAATCGCCCGCCTGCCCGCGAGCGCCTTCGCCCCGCTCGACCCCCAGACCCTGCCCCGCTACAGCGAGGCCGGCGTCTGGCTGGACATGACCTTGCACAACACGCAGTCGCAGCCTTGCCGCCGATGGCTGAACCTGGCCAAGCCCAGCGTCGAGGACCAGCAGGTGCACGTGCTGCGCGTGGATGGGCTGTGGCACAGCCAGCGTTCGGGCAGCGCGTATGCCCTGCGAACCTGGGCCGTGGCGCAGCGCCAGCCCGTGTTCCTGCTGGACCTGCAGCCTGGGGAAACAACCCGCGTGCTGGCCCGCGTCTCGAGCACTTCCAGCATATTGCTGGTGAACCCACAGCTCTACTCGGACGCCGCCTGGCTGCAGACGCAGCAGAACACGCACATCATCGACGGCCTGTCGCAGGGCATCGTGCTGCTGGTGGTGGCGGTGGGCCTGACCGTCGGCTGGATCCTGCGCTCGGGCATGCTGCTGGCGCTGTCGGTCGGGGCCCTCTTCAACGCGCTCTTCGTCTGCGTCGTCAACGGCTATCTCTTCTATTTCCCGGCCCTGCTGCCCTACACCGAGGCCTGCGCGGCGGTGACCGGCACCTTCGCGATCTCGGGCTTTCTGATCTATGTGCGGCAGTTGTACGGTCTGAGCCGCCTGCCTCGCCTCTGGACCCACATGATCGTGGCGCTGGTGGGGTTCTACATCCTCACGCGCATCGTCGGCTGGTACGCGGCGCCGGCGATGACCAGCATCGGCCTGTGGGTGATCGTGTCCTTCGTCGCCGTTTTGCTGCATGGCCGTCGCCACCAGTTCATGGCCTGGCTGGGCATGCACATCATGGCGCTGCAGCTGCTGTCCCAGTATGTCTTCCATCTGGACAAGGCCGTGCCCTGGGCGCAGCACTTCCCACCCGCGCTGGAACTGCTGAGCAGCCTGGTGTGGCAATCGTCGTACGTGCAGAACCTGTCGGGCACCCTCAACGGCGCGGTCTGGCTGGCCGCCACCATGGTGCTGGAGGTTCTGGGCAGCCAGCGGCGCGAGCAGCGTGCCCAGGCTGCCCTCGAAAACCAGCGCCGCGGTGAGCTGGAACGGCTGGAAAGCGCGGTGGCCCAACGTACGGGCCAGTTGCGGGAAGCCTTGGACGCCCGACGCAATCTGCTGGCACGCATCAGCCACGATCTGCGCTCGCCGCTGGCGGGGATCATCAACATCACGCAATCGGCGGCGGCCCTCGAAGCGCAGACCACGCGGCACATTGAGCGCAGCGCACGCCGCCAGATGGAGCTGATCGACGAGTTGCTGGAGTTCGCCCGACAGGACCTGAAAGGCCCGGAGATCCACGCCGAACCGGGTTACCTCTACGCCTTGCTGCACGAAATGGAACAAGAAGGCCGTCTGCTAGCGCAGCGCCAGCAGAACCGGTTCGAGACCGAGATCCCGATCGACCTGCCGCTGGTCGTGCGGGCCGACTTTCGGCATCTGCGCCAGGTGCTGCTCAATCTGATGGGCAATGCCGCCAAGTTCACGACCCAGGGGGAGATCCGCCTGCAGGTCGAGCCTCTGGATGGCGACGAGCGGGAAACAGGCAACGGCCGGACGCGCCTGCGTTTCTCGGTCTGCGACACCGGCCAGGGCATCGCCGAAAGCGAGCGCGACAAGGTGATGCAGCCCTTTGGGCGCGGCGCCAACGCGCGAGGCGTGGACGGAGTCGGCTTGGGCCTGACCATCGTGCGGCAGTTGCTCGATGGCATGGGAACCGAACTGGAACTGGCATCCACGCCGGGCCAGGGCAGCCGCTTCAGCTTCGCGCTGGACCTGGAACTCGCCGATGAAAGCGAGGTCCGCGACATCTTCGTCGAGAGCCACGCGGCCGAGGTGGAGGGGCGGGGTCGCCGTATCCTGGTCGCCGACGACCTGCCCGCCAATCGCGATCAACTGACCGATCTGCTGGGCGGCTATGGCTTCGAAGTCAGCGCGGCGGCGGATGGCCTCGAAGCGCTGCAGATGCTGCGGGAAGACGACTACGATCTGCTGCTGACCGACCAGATGATGCCGCGCATGGACGGCTGGGAATTGCTGGCCCAGGCCCGCGCTTCGCGGCCCCGCCTGCCCGTGCTGCTGTACTCTGCGGCGCCACCCCTGCCGCCCCTGGACTGGCCGGCCGATCTGGGCTTTGACGCCAGTCTGCTCAAACCTGCCACCAGCGGCGAATTGCTGCGGCAGATCGACAGCCTGGTGCGCGCGGCGGGACCGTCAGCGCAGTGA
- the ampE gene encoding regulatory signaling modulator protein AmpE — translation MSFFSLLLALLIEQARPLGRGNIVHARVRAWLRWVARKFDIGHSPWLAWGIAVLVPALVTAGIYLWLKSSLGWFGGLLALAWNVWMLYVTLGFRQFSFHFSAIRDALEAGDEQTARRLLAEWQQIDASELPPREIIRHVLEYSVVAAHRHVLGVLTWFLIFSLLGLGPAGAVFYRLSELITRYWPHVSRKQAPWVSEAVLAVAARAWSWVDWLPARITAFGFAVVGRFEDAVDAWRRHEEFKRMQQKEAQESGRGTGAQARLEALAGVRPGEQLGDNARAQDNDHLIIAALAGALNVRLGLSEASRARLGERVDWQEPQLAHLRSSVGLIWRAVVFWMLLLALMTVGRWLA, via the coding sequence ATGAGCTTTTTCTCCCTCTTGCTGGCCTTGCTGATCGAGCAGGCGCGCCCACTCGGGCGTGGAAACATCGTGCATGCCCGGGTACGCGCCTGGCTGCGCTGGGTGGCGCGCAAATTCGACATTGGTCATTCGCCCTGGCTCGCCTGGGGCATCGCGGTGCTGGTGCCGGCCCTCGTGACCGCAGGCATTTACCTGTGGCTCAAGTCGTCCCTGGGCTGGTTTGGCGGCCTGCTCGCCCTGGCCTGGAACGTCTGGATGCTCTACGTCACCCTGGGGTTTCGGCAGTTCAGTTTTCACTTCAGCGCGATCCGTGACGCGCTGGAGGCCGGTGACGAGCAAACGGCCCGCCGCCTGCTGGCAGAGTGGCAGCAAATCGACGCCAGCGAGTTGCCCCCGCGCGAGATCATCCGGCATGTGCTGGAGTACTCCGTGGTGGCCGCGCACCGCCACGTGCTGGGCGTGCTCACTTGGTTCCTGATCTTTTCGCTGCTGGGCCTCGGGCCCGCAGGCGCGGTGTTCTATCGCTTGAGCGAGCTGATCACGCGCTACTGGCCGCATGTCTCGCGCAAGCAGGCGCCCTGGGTGAGCGAGGCTGTGCTCGCCGTTGCCGCCCGTGCCTGGAGTTGGGTGGACTGGCTGCCGGCGCGCATCACCGCCTTCGGTTTTGCCGTGGTCGGGCGCTTTGAAGACGCGGTGGATGCCTGGCGCCGCCACGAAGAGTTCAAGCGCATGCAGCAGAAGGAGGCGCAGGAGTCCGGTCGTGGCACCGGCGCGCAGGCCCGGCTGGAGGCGCTGGCTGGGGTGAGGCCTGGTGAACAGCTGGGCGACAACGCCCGCGCGCAGGACAACGACCATCTGATCATCGCCGCGCTCGCCGGTGCGCTCAATGTGCGTCTGGGACTTTCCGAGGCGTCCCGCGCCCGCCTGGGTGAACGGGTGGACTGGCAGGAGCCGCAGCTGGCGCACCTGCGCAGCAGCGTGGGCCTGATCTGGCGCGCGGTGGTGTTCTGGATGTTGCTGCTCGCTCTGATGACCGTGGGGCGCTGGCTGGCCTGA
- a CDS encoding CoA pyrophosphatase: protein MSASDPIPLSRIPNFDPRAVPARAVDGHLPPVPMARLTPEALRQRFLAPPAWQPEVRAEPRFVQRKPAQAAVLVPLVMWPEPTLLLTQRTAQLRNHSGQIAFPGGRVDAMDADVADAALREAEEEVGLARDRVEVLGTLPTYTTGTAFVVTPVVALVRPGFTLRPNPVEVADAFEVPLAFLLDPSHHRRHAHEFEGVMREWFSMPWTDATRGGTERFIWGATAGMLRNFYRFMAA, encoded by the coding sequence GCGCGCGCGGTGGACGGCCATCTCCCGCCCGTGCCGATGGCGCGCCTGACCCCCGAGGCGCTGCGGCAACGCTTCCTCGCGCCGCCGGCCTGGCAGCCAGAGGTGCGGGCCGAGCCGCGTTTTGTTCAACGCAAGCCCGCCCAGGCCGCTGTGCTGGTGCCCTTGGTCATGTGGCCCGAGCCCACGCTGCTGCTCACCCAGCGCACGGCGCAGCTGCGCAACCATTCGGGGCAGATCGCCTTTCCTGGTGGACGGGTGGACGCGATGGATGCCGACGTGGCCGACGCCGCACTGCGTGAAGCCGAAGAGGAAGTGGGGCTGGCGCGCGATCGGGTGGAAGTGTTGGGCACGCTGCCGACCTACACCACGGGCACCGCCTTCGTGGTCACGCCTGTGGTGGCGCTGGTGCGACCAGGTTTCACGCTGCGGCCCAATCCGGTCGAGGTGGCTGATGCCTTTGAGGTTCCGCTGGCGTTTCTGCTGGACCCGTCTCACCACCGACGGCATGCGCACGAGTTCGAAGGCGTGATGCGCGAATGGTTCTCCATGCCTTGGACCGATGCCACGCGAGGCGGTACCGAGCGCTTCATTTGGGGCGCGACGGCGGGCATGCTGCGCAACTTTTACCGTTTCATGGCGGCGTGA